TGCGGAAAAAGTGACACTTCAGGTGTGAAGGGTTGTGTGGCGATTCGCCCGGGGGAGATGAGGGCTCGAGGGGTGAGCCGCCGGGGAGCGGCGAGAGCCCGAGAGGTCCGGATGTTCAGCTGTGAAGTAGCAAGAATCTGCGGTGGGCGGCGTAGCGGGGTGCGGAATAAGTGACACTTCGGCTGTGAAGGGTTGCGTGGTGATTCGCCCTGGAGCGACGTGGGCCCCAGAGGTCGCGATGTTCAGCTGTGAAGTAGTAAGAATCTGCAGGGGGTGGCTCGGCCGGGTGCGGAAAAAGTGACACTTCAGGTATCGAGGGTTTCGTGGTCAGCCGTCTGGGGGTGACAAGGGCCCGACGCCGAACGGTGACGTCGTCAGTCTGCGGTCGGGGCCACGGGACGGGGCTGGCTCATTGGAGCCAAATACGGAGGCCACCGCGTGCCGTGCGGTGGCCTCCTGATCGTTCCCGGAAACCCAGCACATGTGCCCTCGGGCCCTCCGGGTCGCACCCCCGGGGAGACAGTCGGCACCACTGCGATCAACCCCGCTCAACCGACTGCGCCACGTCGGCGAAAACTCCTCCGGTTGCCCGGGGCAGATCCTCCACCCGCAGCCTGAGGAGCGCCTCGGGTACGCCGCCGCCAGCCCAGATGTCCGGGAAGCGCTGCAGGGTCTCGTCCAGCAGCACGGTGACGGGTCGCAGCAGCCCCACCGGCGCCACGCCCCCCGCCACGAACCCGGTCACCGCCAGGACCTCGTCCGGTCCGGCCAGGGTGACCTTTCCCCGGTCGAGCAGCGCCTTCACCTTCTGGCGGTCCACCCGTTGGTCCCCCGCCGCGACCACCAGCACGGGTTCGCCGCCGGCGAACAGCAGGATCGACTTGGCGATACGGCTGGGCTCCACCCCCAGCGCCTCGGCAGCAGCCGACACCGTCGTGAGATGGTCGGCGAAGAGGCGAATCTCACCCTCCACACCCGCCGCCTGAAGCGCCGCCCGAACCCGCACCAGCGGTTCTGGTTCCATCTGTGCCCCTGTGATCATCACTCACCCTCCGCTACGTACACAATCCGTTGGCCGGGATCGAGCGTTGGCACTCCGTGAAGGAGCTGGCCGACCGAACCCGCCACCCGCCCTCCACGCGATCCACAACCACCAAACATTCCTTGTTCTTCAGCGAGTCATCCTTTAATCCTTCATCGCGGACTCGCACCACCGCCACATCCCCCCGAACTCTCCGCGCAGCCACGCCACCCGGGACCGGTCGCAGTCGCCCTCACCGCTGTAGGCGGTCGCGCTCCTTCGGGGGTTGGCGCCACCGCAGTCGTCGTGCTCCGGTCAGGCGGGAGTAGCACGAAGGTTCATGTCCTTTGGGTCTCGCCTCGTCTTCGACCTTGACTTTCTTTGACATTAGCAGCAATATGAAAGAGAGAGGGGGGATGCGGCGATGCTCACCTTCCATACGGTTCTGCTCCTGATCGCCCTGTTCGGCCTGGCCGGTCTCGTCGGCTGGACGATGCTCGGCCCCCTGGGTGCGGCCGTGGTGATCGCGGTGTCGCTCCTGACCAGCACGGCTGCGTACCGGGGGCGTGCACGGGCCTCGCTGCGCCAGATGGGCGGCCGTCCGCTGCAGTGGTATGAGGCCCCCGACCTGTACGAGCTGGTTGCGGCCCTGGCCCACCGGGCCGGGCTGCCGACGCCGCGCCTCTACCTGCTGCCGGGCGAGATGGTCAACGCCGTCGCGGTGGCCACCGCCAGCAGCAGCGCCATCGGCGTGACGCGGCCTCTCCTGCGCCACATGCCCGCGGATGAGGTGGCGGCGGTGATCGCACACGAGCTCTCCCACATCCGCCACGGGGACCTGCCCCTCAACATGGTCGCCGCCGGCCTGGCTGGCGCAGCGGCGGTGCTGGCCGAGATGGGACGTTTCGGCGTGATCTTCGCCTGGCTGCTCGGGGCGCCGGTCGGCGTCGGCGAGCTGGCCCTTGCACTGCTGGTCGCCGGCGGGATTCCTGCCGTCGCCCTGGCCCTGCGGATGAGCATCTCCCGGGAGCGGGAGTACCTGGCCGACGCCGGCGCCGCGGCCCTGGTGGGATCAACGCAGCTCATGGCCCGGGCCCTCTGGCGGCTGGATCAGCTCAACCGGCCGACCTGGTGGCAGCGTCTGCTGGGCTACCCGTCACCGGTGGAGCCCACCGGACTGGCCGCACTGTTCAGCAGCCATCCGCCCACCCGGCAGCGCATCGCCCGGCTGCAGGCGATGCGCCCGCCCCGGCCGAACCTGACCTACGGTTTCCTCCACCTGTGACCCGAACCGCCCTGCCTGACCGCAGGGCGGTTTCCGCGCTTTGGACCTGCGGCCCGCCGGCTCACGGTGCGCCGCGGAAACGGCCAACGGAGAGCTGCGGACGGGTGCATGCGGCGGCCCCCACCAGGGGAGTTGGGCCGGCACGGCGAATCTGGAGGGCGGGAGGTTGTGAGGGATGCCATACTCGATGTACGGGCGGTTTCCCGTCTTCGGCGAACACGACCGGGAGACCCTGGCCCAGCTCCAGACGTGCGCCGAGGTGGGGGACGCGGTCGCGGCGGCCCTGATGGCCGACGGCCACAAGGGATACAGCCAGCCCATCGGCGGGGTGCTCTTCTACGACAAGTACATCTCACCCTCGGGCGTGGGCTACGACATCGCCTGCGGGAACAAGGCCGTGCGCACGAACCTGACCTACGGCGACATCCAGGCCGACAAGGGGCGCCTGGCCAGCGAGATCTTCCGCCAGGTCTCCTTCGGCATCGGGCGCAAGAACGCCGTGCGGGTTGATCATGAGCTGTTCGACGACCCCACCTGGAACGACGTGCACTATCTGCGCACGCTGAAGCCCCTGGCCCAGGACCAACTGGGTACGGTGGGCGCCGGCAACCACTACGTGGACCTCATGGCGGAGGTGCAGTCCGAGTGGAAACTGGGCGACCCGATCCCTGCCGGAGCGCCGGTCTGGGTCGCCGTTCACTTCGGCTCCCGCGGGTTCGGCCACCGCACGGCTTCGGGCTTCCTCAACCTGGCGGCCGGGCGGGACTGGGACGCGCGGGCACCGGGCGAGTCCATGGACCAGCCCCCGACCCTGATCCCCGCCTCCTCAGCGCTCGGCCAGGATTACATCGCCGCCATGCGGCTGGCCGGCCGGTATGCCTACGCCGGCCGGGACTACGTGGTGGAGCAGGTGCTGCGGATCCTCGGCGCCGAGGCGACCTTCACCGTGCACAACCACCACAACTACGCCTGGCTGGAGGAGCACGGCGGCGTGAAGGGCTGGGCGATCCGCAAGGGCGCCACGCCGCTCTTCCCGGGACAGCTGGGTTTCATCGGCGGGTCCATGGGCGACATCGCGGTGGTCGTGCGCGGCGTCGACGGGGAGGAGGCCCGGGCGGCCCTCTACAGCACCGTCCACGGAGCCGGCCGGGTGATGTCCCGCACGCAGGCCGCAGGCAAGTGGAAGCGGATGGGCGGCAGGCGGGTCCGGGTGGGAGGCGCCATCGACATGGAGTCCGTCCGCCGGCGGCTCGCCGCCGCGGGGGTCGAGCTGCGGGGCGCCGGCGCCGACGAGGCCCCCGACGTGTACCGCCCGCTCCGGCAGGTGCTGGCCTGCCACGCGCCCACGATGGAGGTGCTCCACGTCCTGGCTCCGGTCTGCGTGGTCATGGCCGATGCCGAGGAGTTCGACCCGTACAAGGACTGACCATAGCCGGCGCGCCCGCGCTCCGCCCGCCGCAGCAGCCCTGGGTGACGCCGGGGAGGGGGCCCTGGCGCCCAACCCTGCGGCAGGATAAGACCGAGCAGGCAAAGAAATCTGGCAATAGAGCAAGCGAACCCAGGACACGTGCAGCCCAACACCGCAAAGGGGGGACTCGGGCTGATGCGAATCGAAGCGGTGCCGACGCCCTCTGGCGCCGGCGTGACGATCCAGAACCGGTTGACGGGGCCTGAAGGTGGCAGCGACAAGCTGATGGTGATGTTGCCCGGCAACAACTACAGCTGCGACGCGCCGGCGCTCTTCTACCTCAGGCAGGCGGCCGTCGCGGCGGGTTGGGACGTGCTCTCCACCGCCTACGCCTTCCAGCAGACGGGCGGCGAGGTCGACGGCCCCGCGATCCTCGCCGACGTCCGGGCGGCGGTCGAGCGGGTGCTGCCGAACGGCTACCGGGAGATCTGCATCGCCGCGAAGTCCCTGGGGTCGGCAGTCGCCCTTCCGCTGGCCCGCACCCTGTCGGAGTACCCGGTGTCGCTCCTGATCCTGACCCCGGTGCCCCAGTTCCTCCAGGAGCCGGTCGGCGACCTGCGCACGCTGGTCGTCATCGGCACGGAGGACCCTGTCTACCAGATGCCGGAGTGCGCCGCCGCCCGGGAGCGGGCCGACGCCGAGTGGGTGGTCGTCCCCGACCTGGACCACGGGTTCAACGTGAAGGGCGACTGGGAGCGCTCGGTGGCGTCCCTGCCGCAGGTCATCGCCCCCTGCCTCCGGTTCCTCGCCGGGAGCTGACTTCGCACAAGGGAGGCTCGGTCCCATGGAGGTCCGACTCGACCCCCGTCTCCTGACGCTGGCGGCTGCTCTCACGGCGACCTCCACGCCGCCCGCTGCGCATACGCCACCGGATACCCTGACTGCTGCGGCGGGTCCTTCCGCCGCCCCACCGGCGGAGCTTGAGCACCGACTGGTTGCCGAGACCCGGCGCCGCCTGGCGGGCGCGGCTGACCATCCCGCCGTGCAGTGGCTCCGGGCGGAGTACGAGCAGCACGACCTGCTCGGACTGGCCATGCAGGCCGTCCAGCTGGGCCCGCCGCCGGCGTTCGACGACGCCTGCCCCGACGGCGTGCCGCCGTACGTCGAGACCTACTTCAACGACGTGGACCGGTCGGCCCTGGCCCGGGCGCTCCGGTCTGTCTGGCAGGACCTGCGCGTGGGGGAGTTGCTCGCCGACCAGGATGCCGAATGGCGGGCGGTGACTGCGACCGTGGAAGGCCTGCTGACGGACGCTCAGGTGGAACCGTTTCAGAGGCTCTTCTGGGGCCGCTTCCCGTACCGCCTCGTCGTCGTTCCCCTGTGGAACATGGCCGCCCGCGGGCTTCGGGGGGTGGGGGTGGCCAGCGTGCACGAGACGTACGCCGTCTGCCTGCCGCGCGGCGCCGCCCCGCCGGAACAGCGGGAGGTCCTGAT
This genomic stretch from Symbiobacterium terraclitae harbors:
- a CDS encoding YbaK/EbsC family protein, with translation MITGAQMEPEPLVRVRAALQAAGVEGEIRLFADHLTTVSAAAEALGVEPSRIAKSILLFAGGEPVLVVAAGDQRVDRQKVKALLDRGKVTLAGPDEVLAVTGFVAGGVAPVGLLRPVTVLLDETLQRFPDIWAGGGVPEALLRLRVEDLPRATGGVFADVAQSVERG
- a CDS encoding M48 family metallopeptidase, with amino-acid sequence MLTFHTVLLLIALFGLAGLVGWTMLGPLGAAVVIAVSLLTSTAAYRGRARASLRQMGGRPLQWYEAPDLYELVAALAHRAGLPTPRLYLLPGEMVNAVAVATASSSAIGVTRPLLRHMPADEVAAVIAHELSHIRHGDLPLNMVAAGLAGAAAVLAEMGRFGVIFAWLLGAPVGVGELALALLVAGGIPAVALALRMSISREREYLADAGAAALVGSTQLMARALWRLDQLNRPTWWQRLLGYPSPVEPTGLAALFSSHPPTRQRIARLQAMRPPRPNLTYGFLHL
- a CDS encoding RtcB family protein → MPYSMYGRFPVFGEHDRETLAQLQTCAEVGDAVAAALMADGHKGYSQPIGGVLFYDKYISPSGVGYDIACGNKAVRTNLTYGDIQADKGRLASEIFRQVSFGIGRKNAVRVDHELFDDPTWNDVHYLRTLKPLAQDQLGTVGAGNHYVDLMAEVQSEWKLGDPIPAGAPVWVAVHFGSRGFGHRTASGFLNLAAGRDWDARAPGESMDQPPTLIPASSALGQDYIAAMRLAGRYAYAGRDYVVEQVLRILGAEATFTVHNHHNYAWLEEHGGVKGWAIRKGATPLFPGQLGFIGGSMGDIAVVVRGVDGEEARAALYSTVHGAGRVMSRTQAAGKWKRMGGRRVRVGGAIDMESVRRRLAAAGVELRGAGADEAPDVYRPLRQVLACHAPTMEVLHVLAPVCVVMADAEEFDPYKD